In one window of Paracoccus saliphilus DNA:
- a CDS encoding TniB family NTP-binding protein: protein MNNYTHLSPEIHRQLARLRSRFVPRRCFCEFSNAMSTLEDRRRAEIAEGLNPEARGVAVIGNSGSGKSTAVTHFFQGHDTLRMLSHEDETADVASFLVPSPATLKGVGISCLSGLGYPLMRDRTAGIIWELVQSHLRELQVMFLHLDEAQDLMGSQSEREMLAVVNTLKSVMQNKHWPVSIVLSGLPTLKTLLNLDPQLGRRFTPVSFSQLDDINDGQNVCALIQQYAQAAVIECAEEVRTEDFVARLIHAAANEFGILIEIIIGAIEICMRRDESTLGKEHFVAEFLRRTGCVDDLNPFVRRDYSALNPRLILPVHEDLLNGKVPPRRGAPKK, encoded by the coding sequence ATGAACAACTACACCCATCTTTCCCCTGAAATTCACCGTCAACTGGCCCGCCTTCGGAGTCGCTTCGTGCCGAGGCGCTGTTTTTGTGAGTTCTCGAATGCGATGAGTACCCTCGAAGATCGGCGCCGCGCGGAAATCGCCGAAGGTCTGAACCCCGAGGCGCGCGGTGTGGCCGTAATCGGCAACAGTGGATCTGGGAAATCGACGGCGGTTACCCATTTCTTCCAGGGCCACGACACTCTCCGGATGCTGTCTCACGAAGACGAGACTGCGGATGTCGCCAGTTTCCTTGTCCCTTCTCCGGCAACTCTGAAGGGAGTGGGGATCTCCTGCCTCAGCGGACTTGGCTACCCACTGATGCGGGACCGTACCGCCGGGATTATTTGGGAACTTGTCCAGTCGCACCTTCGGGAACTACAAGTCATGTTCCTACATCTGGACGAGGCGCAGGACCTGATGGGGTCGCAGAGCGAACGCGAGATGTTGGCCGTAGTAAATACGCTGAAATCCGTGATGCAAAACAAGCACTGGCCAGTCAGTATCGTCTTGAGCGGGCTGCCTACCTTGAAAACACTGCTGAATCTGGACCCTCAGCTCGGCCGGCGCTTCACGCCGGTTAGCTTCAGCCAGCTTGATGACATCAATGATGGCCAGAATGTGTGTGCTTTGATTCAGCAATACGCCCAGGCTGCGGTTATCGAATGCGCAGAAGAGGTGCGAACGGAAGATTTTGTCGCGCGCCTGATCCATGCGGCAGCCAACGAGTTTGGTATTCTAATCGAAATCATCATCGGTGCCATCGAAATCTGCATGCGCAGAGACGAAAGCACCTTGGGCAAAGAGCACTTCGTGGCCGAGTTTCTGCGGCGGACCGGATGTGTCGATGACCTCAATCCCTTTGTCCGGCGAGACTATAGCGCTCTTAATCCGAGGCTGATCCTTCCGGTGCACGAAGATCTACTGAATGGCAAAGTGCCACCCCGTCGAGGAGCACCAAAGAAATGA
- a CDS encoding TniQ family protein: MTRLRLTVSPYEGETSLSIISRLARRNGASFVQDFCSDMGVNWRDAANGDTTEIQSLARLSGLPSHMLKDRSVTRMHDAGYMLNGQFLTSKSLGRRELRVCPRCLCENDRQGGEFARHGRLEWLVSSYRTCHIHRIPMLTLPDANYPRCHHDFIQRVRDHWRTILRAEQELVSQSGRSQFEAYIASRVRGDERNDPCDDLDLDLMCRLSDELGVVLEFGASAYPSKLTSDEMGQAAEAGFLALSGGPDKLYSAFQAIRAASTSTVPGFQADFGVLARRIERIDHSSSRYAGFIDQLTDFAFTHYPYAKGDILFGRECSERRVHNLASAAETHGLNYSRMWRIAVGLGLGTTEQAERIQFSAVENDRTIAEYAACLSPKRAAERLGIRGEMLNRLVNADLIAPRFDLTGLVPVYHPEDLSHLTSFPAMQAELVEALPDGYASLTTIGVHAKCRFEEVVRLALDGKLKSLCRMQEHPTLDGLYVSLDDLRDQLEEPAPSGFTRKEAKRLLGVNSSTIAWLVRQELLPSTTVRHHRHRRPVTLISQQGLIGFLKKYATLGMMASAAHTQAKHVAAKLARARIYPLDLDNHLSKIYVRTPKLEKLFDPGWLPSLVAG, translated from the coding sequence ATGACGCGTCTCAGGCTCACGGTTTCGCCCTACGAGGGCGAAACCTCCCTCTCCATAATCTCACGTCTCGCCCGCCGCAATGGGGCGAGTTTCGTTCAAGATTTCTGTTCTGACATGGGTGTTAATTGGCGCGATGCAGCCAATGGGGACACGACTGAAATTCAGTCTCTTGCCCGCCTCTCTGGCCTGCCGAGCCACATGCTGAAGGATCGCTCGGTGACCCGCATGCACGATGCCGGCTATATGCTGAATGGACAGTTCCTCACATCGAAGTCGTTGGGACGACGCGAGCTTCGGGTGTGCCCCCGCTGTTTATGCGAGAACGACAGGCAGGGAGGCGAATTCGCGCGCCACGGTCGCTTGGAATGGCTGGTCAGTTCGTATCGAACCTGTCACATCCATCGTATCCCCATGCTTACTTTGCCAGACGCGAACTACCCTCGGTGCCACCATGACTTCATCCAGCGCGTTCGAGATCACTGGCGGACCATCCTCAGGGCTGAGCAGGAACTGGTTTCGCAATCCGGGCGAAGCCAGTTCGAAGCGTATATTGCATCACGGGTCCGTGGGGACGAGCGGAACGATCCATGCGATGATCTCGACCTAGACCTGATGTGCCGGCTGAGTGATGAATTAGGTGTCGTGTTGGAATTCGGGGCATCGGCCTACCCTTCAAAGCTTACCTCGGATGAAATGGGCCAAGCGGCGGAGGCCGGATTTCTTGCACTTTCGGGTGGCCCCGACAAATTGTACTCAGCGTTCCAGGCCATTCGAGCAGCATCTACGAGTACCGTACCCGGCTTCCAAGCTGATTTCGGCGTGTTAGCACGTCGGATTGAGCGCATCGATCATAGCTCATCCAGATATGCCGGATTCATTGACCAACTTACCGACTTTGCCTTCACGCATTACCCCTATGCCAAGGGGGACATCCTCTTCGGACGAGAGTGCTCTGAAAGGCGCGTCCACAATCTGGCGTCGGCAGCCGAAACACATGGCCTGAACTATTCGCGAATGTGGCGCATCGCGGTAGGTCTAGGCCTCGGGACGACAGAGCAGGCCGAGCGAATCCAGTTTTCTGCTGTGGAGAATGATCGGACGATCGCGGAGTACGCAGCCTGCCTATCTCCGAAGCGGGCCGCCGAAAGGTTGGGGATCAGGGGAGAAATGTTGAACAGGCTGGTCAATGCCGACCTGATAGCCCCCCGATTCGATTTGACAGGCCTCGTGCCGGTCTACCATCCGGAGGATCTCAGCCATCTTACCAGCTTTCCCGCAATGCAGGCAGAGCTGGTGGAAGCACTTCCAGACGGGTACGCCAGCCTGACCACCATAGGGGTCCACGCTAAATGCCGCTTCGAAGAAGTGGTGCGGCTCGCTCTGGATGGCAAGCTGAAGTCCCTTTGCCGGATGCAAGAACATCCCACGCTGGACGGACTGTATGTGAGTCTCGACGATCTGAGGGATCAGTTGGAGGAACCAGCTCCATCGGGTTTCACGAGGAAGGAAGCCAAGCGCTTGCTAGGAGTTAACTCTTCAACGATTGCTTGGCTTGTGCGGCAAGAGTTGCTGCCTTCGACAACAGTCAGGCATCATCGTCATCGCCGCCCAGTGACCTTGATCAGTCAACAGGGACTCATAGGCTTCCTCAAGAAATACGCCACCCTCGGCATGATGGCTTCGGCAGCGCATACTCAGGCCAAGCATGTAGCTGCCAAGCTGGCTAGGGCCCGAATTTATCCGCTCGATTTGGATAACCACCTCAGTAAGATCTACGTGCGCACGCCGAAGTTGGAAAAGCTGTTTGATCCAGGATGGTTGCCTAGTCTCGTAGCGGGCTGA